One genomic window of Arachis hypogaea cultivar Tifrunner chromosome 8, arahy.Tifrunner.gnm2.J5K5, whole genome shotgun sequence includes the following:
- the LOC112706864 gene encoding GABA transporter 1, whose amino-acid sequence MLVATTTISHEAEKQNDCNQVDEHQKDVDAGALFVLKSKGSWVHCGYHLTTSIVAPPLLSLPFAFTFLGWTAGILFLVIAAVVTFYNYNLISLVLEHHANQGRRMLRFRDMARDILGPPWGRFLVGPIQFALCFCVVVACILLGGQCMKTIYLLSNPNGSMKLYEFIVVFGCFMLILAQMPSFHSLRHINLVSLILCLAYSACAIAGSIYIGYSSKGPKKDYSIKGNTESRIFGAFNAMSIIATAYGNGIVPEIQATLAPPVKGKMFKGLCICYAVIIVTFFGAAISGYWAFGNQAEGLILTNFMDSNGKPLVPKWFIYMTNIFTIAQLAAVGVVYLQPTNEVLEQAFSDPKSPEFSQRNVVPRLILRSLSTAIGTVIAAMLPFFGDINSLIGAFGLMPLDFILPPVFFNLTFRPSKKTPIFWLNVSIAVVFSIVGAIAAVAAVRQIVLDAKTYQLFANL is encoded by the exons atgttgGTTGCAACTACCACTATATCACATGAAGCAGAGAAGCAAAATGATTGTAACCAAGTTGATGAGCACCAAAAAGATGTTGATGCAGGTGCTCTCTTTGTCCTCAAATCTAAAG GTTCATGGGTTCACTGTGGTTATCACTTGACAACATCAATAGTGGCACCACCACTCCTAAGTCTTCCATTTGCTTTCACTTTTCTCGGATGGACGGCTGGGATCTTGTTCTTGGTTATTGCTGCTGTTGTTACTTTCTATAACTACAACTTGATATCTCTAGTTCTTGAGCACCATGCTAATCAAGGTAGGCGCATGCTTCGATTTAGAGACATGGCTCGCGACATTTTAG GTCCACCATGGGGTCGGTTTCTTGTGGGGCCAATTCAATTTGCACTATGCTTTTGTGTTGTCGTGGCTTGTATCCTTCTTGGAGGACAATGCATGAAG ACGATTTACCTACTATCGAACCCAAATGGTTCTATGAAGCTTTATGAGTTCATCGTGGTATTTGGCTGTTTCATGCTGATTTTGGCTCAAATGCCATCTTTTCATTCATTGAGACACATTAATTTAGTGTCTTTGATTCTGTGCTTGGCCTATAGTGCATGTGCTATTGCTGGTTCCATTTACATTG GATACTCATCAAAAGGGCCCAAAAAGGATTATTCAATAAAAGGCAACACAGAGAGTCGCATTTTCGGAGCCTTCAATGCCATGTCCATCATTGCTACAGCATATGGAAATGGAATAGTCCCAGAGATCCAG GCAACATTAGCACCACCAGTGAAAGGGAAAATGTTCAAGGGACTATGCATTTGTTATGCTGTGATTATAGTAACTTTCTTTGGTGCAGCCATCTCTGGCTATTGGGCATTTGGAAACCAAGCAGAAGGCCTCATTTTAACCAATTTTATGGACAGTAATGGGAAGCCATTGGTGCCAAAGTGGTTTATTTACATGACCAACATTTTCACAATTGCACAACTAGCAGCTGTTGGAGTG GTGTACTTGCAGCCCACAAATGAAGTGTTGGAACAAGCATTTTCAGACCCAAAAAGCCCGGAATTTTCGCAGCGCAATGTAGTCCCCAGATTGATTTTGAGGTCACTAAGTACAGCTATTGGAACTGTTATAGCAGCAATGCTTCCCTTCTTTGGTGACATAAACTCTCTTATAGGAGCTTTTGGTCTTATGCCACTTGATTTCATTCTACCACCGGTCTTCTTCAATTTGACGTTTCGGCCATCCAAGAAAACTCCCATTTTCTGGCTGAATGTGAGTATTGCTGTTGTTTTCTCCATTGTGGGAGCTATAGCAGCAGTTGCAGCAGTTAGGCAGATAGTTCTTGATGCCAAAACTTATCAGCTATTTGCTAACTTGTGA
- the LOC112706863 gene encoding DNA repair protein RAD5A, which produces MGSKVTVTDHQLSTVRSIVGSEFTDMDIIRALHMAKNDVTAAINIIFDTHIPSIVKPKTTPPPTNNPKPSPLNSSPHMDTATRTVASRSKNNGAAARGGDGSSCSKASDDWWFAGSGEMSGLSTCKGRTINSGDAVVFKFPAKAASAGPSPGKVFGRGRLAAGTCSEIVRFSTDQAGEIGRIPNEWARCLLPLVRDGKVRIEGRCKFAPNVLGIMDTIILSVSVFINRSMFVKHQQISLKDATGNSTNESVFHPLPILFRLLGLEPFKKAELTPGDFYSNKRPIDQKVPLQLMKSEHPSQNCDENKEDSISETDLDNIVGVGSSSELEEMDPPGSLQCELRPYQKQALYWMIQMEKGRTVDGTATTLHPCWEAYHLADKRELTIYLNAFSGEATTEFPSTLQMAKGGILADSMGLGKTIMAISLLLAHSGRGGSLDSQSLAQTELYTEDGEVSDTVHNFSNIPTKATKFAGFDKLMKDKDALASGGNLIICPMTLLGQWKAEIETHVQPGSLSLYVHYGQSRPKDAKSLSQSDVVITTYGVLASEFSSENAEDNGGLFSVRWFRVVLDEAHTIKSSKSQISIAAAALIADNRWCLTGTPLQNNLEDIYSLLRFLRIEPWGHWAWWNKLVQKPFEGGDARGLKLVQSILKSIMLRRTKYSTDREGKPILVLPPADVQVIYCEQTEAEKDFYEALFKRSKVRFDQFVEQGRVLHNYASILELLLRLRQCCDHPYLVMSRGDTQEFADLNKLAKRFLRGTHNNLEREVKDAPSLAYVQEVVEELRKGEQGECPICLEAFEDAVLTPCAHRLCRECLLASWRNSTSGLCPVCRKTVSRQDLITAPTDSRFQIDIEKNWIESCKVTVLLHELESLRASGSKSIVFSQWTAFLDLLQIPFTRNNISFVRLDGTLNQQQREKVIKQFSEDDEILVLLMSLKAGGVGINLTAASNAFVMDPWWNPAVEEQAVMRIHRIGQTQKVAIKRFIVKGTVEERMEVVQARKQRMISGALTDQEVRTARIEELKMLFT; this is translated from the exons atgggaAGCAAGGTCACAGTGACGGACCACCAATTGTCCACCGTCCGATCCATCGTTGGCTCCGAATTCACCGACATGGACATCATCAGAGCGCTCCATATGGCCAAAAATGACGTCACAGCCGCCATCAACATCATCTTCGACACTCACATTCCCTCCATCGTCAAACCTAAAACCACACCACCACCTACAAACAATCCCAAACCTTCTCCTCTCAATTCATCTCCTCATATGGATACTGCCACTCGCACTGTTGCTTCCCGCTCCAAGAACAATGGCGCTGCTGCTCGTGGAGGAGACGGCAGTAGCTGCTCCAAAGCGTCCGATGATTGGTGGTTTGCTGGTTCCGGCGAGATGTCAGGGCTGTCCACTTGTAAAGGGAGGACTATAAATTCTGGTGACGCAGTGGTTTTCAAGTTTCCTGCCAAGGCTGCCTCGGCTGGGCCTTCGCCGGGGAAGGTCTTCGGGAGGGGGCGGCTGGCAGCGGGGACTTGTTCGGAGATTGTTCGGTTCTCCACAGATCAAGCTGGGGAG ATTGGTAGAATACCAAATGAATGGGCTCGGTGTCTGTTGCCtcttgtgagggatggtaaggtTAGGATTGAGGGACGCTGTAAATTTGCACCTAATGTTTTGGGCATCATGGATACCATTATTTTGTCAGTCAG TGTATTTATCAATAGGTCAATGTTTGTTAAGCACCAGCAGATATCTCTCAAGGATGCCACTGGCAACTCTACAAATGAATCAGTTTTCCATCCTCTTCCTATCTTATTTCGGTTGCTAGGCCTGGAACCTTTTAAGAAG GCAGAGTTAACTCCTGGTGATTTCTATTCCAACAAGCGTCCTATCGACCAGAAG GTCCCTTTACAATTGATGAAGTCTGAGCATCCTTCTCAAAATTGCGACGAAAATAAAGAGGATTCCATTTCTGAAACTGATCTTGATAATATTGTTGGTGTGGGATCAAGCTCGGAGTTAGAG GAAATGGATCCCCCAGGCAGTCTTCAGTGTGAGCTACGGCCCTATCAAAAGCAAGCTCTTTATTGGATGATCCAGATGGAGAAGGGGCGAACTGTAGACGGGACAGCAACAACCCTTCATCCATGTTGGGAAGCATATCACTTGGCTGACAA GAGGGAGCTTACTATTTATTTGAATGCATTTTCTGGTGAAGCCACAACTGAATTTCCTAGCACCCTTCAAATGGCAAAAGGAGGG ATTTTGGCAGATTCTATGGGTCTTGGAAAGACCATCATGGCCATATCACTTCTTCTTGCCCATTCAGGAAGAGGTGGATCATTAGACAGTCAATCCTTAGCTCAGACTGAGCTGTATACTGAAGATGGTGAAGTTAGTGATACGGTACACAATTTTTCAAACATTCCGACGAAGGCAACCAAATTTGCTGGTTTTGACAAACTGATGAAGGACAAGGATGCTCTAGCAAGTGGTGGCAACTTGATAATATGTCCCATGACTCTTCTTGGGCAATGGAAG GCAGAAATTGAAACTCATGTACAACCTGGGTCTCTGTCCCTATATGTTCATTATGGACAAAGTAGGCCAAAAGATGCAAAAAGTCTTTCTCAGTCTGATGTTGTTATTACTACATATGGAGTTTTAGCCTCTGAATTTTCCAGTGAG AACGCCGAGGATAATGGTGGACTTTTTTCAGTTAGGTGGTTCAGAGTGGTTCTTGACGAAGCACATACTATAAAATCTTCTAAAAGTCAAATTTCTATTGCTGCCGCTGCTTTAATTGCTGATAACCGTTGGTGTCTTACTGGCACTCCTCTCCAG AACAACCTTGAAGATATTTACAGTCTTCTTCGATTTCTGCGAATAGAGCCTTGGGGTCATTGGGCCTG GTGGAACAAACTTGTTCAGAAGCCATTTGAAGGAGGTGATGCGAGAGGGTTGAAGTTAGTTCAGTCCATTTTGAAGTCAATCATGTTGAGGAGAACCAAGTATAGCACAGATCGAGAGGGCAA GCCTATCCTAGTTCTCCCTCCGGCTGATGTGCAGGTAATTTACTGTGAACAAACAGAAGCTGAGAAGGACTTTTATGAGgccttattcaaaagatctaag GTCAGGTTTGACCAGTTTGTTGAGCAAGGGCGTGTTCTTCATAATTATGCTTCAATATTGGAGTTGCTTTTACGGCTTCGGCAATGTTGCGATCATCCTTATCTTGTAATGAG CCGAGGTGATACTCAAGAATTTGCTGATCTAAACAAACTAGCTAAACGCTTCCTTCGAGGAACCCATAATAATTTAGAACGTGAAGTAAAAGATGCACCGTCACTGGCTTATGTTCAAGAAGTAGTTGAAGAGCTACGTAAAGGGGAGCAGGGTGAGTGTCCAATATGTCTTGAAGCCTTCGAAGATGCAGTGTTGACTCCTTGTGCTCACCGCCTATGCCGGGAATGCCTCTTGGCAAGTTGGCGCAATTCCACTTCTGGTTTATGTCCTGTTTGTAG AAAAACAGTTAGCCGGCAGGATCTTATTACTGCTCCTACTGATAGTCGGTTTCAGATTGATATTGAGAAGAACTGGATAGAGTCATGCAAGGTAACTGTTCTTTTGCATGAACTGGAAAGTCTTCGCGCATCAGGCTCCAAGAGCATTGTTTTTAGCCAATGGACTGCTTTTCTAGACCTTTTGCAGATTCCCTTTACACG GAATAACATTTCATTTGTTCGTCTTGATGGAACTTTAAATCAGCAGCAGCGGGAGAAAGTGATCAAACAATTCTCAGAAGATGATGAAATACTG GTGTTGTTGATGTCACTAAAAGCTGGTGGAGTGGGTATAAACCTAACAGCTGCTTCAAATGCTTTTGTCATG GACCCATGGTGGAATCCGGCTGTAGAAGAACAAGCAGTCATGCGCATCCATCGTATTGGACAAACACAGAAGGTCGCCATTAAACGGTTTATTGTGAAG GGGACAGTTGAGGAGAGAATGGAGGTGGTGCAAGCGCGTAAACAACGAATGATTTCTGGTGCCCTGACTGATCAAGAGGTTCGAACTGCACGGATAGAGGAGCTGAAGATGCTTTTCACTTAG
- the LOC112705209 gene encoding putative inactive G-type lectin S-receptor-like serine/threonine-protein kinase SRK — protein MIWSVINTECCVYGKCGVFASCDPKTSPICTSLRGYADLRIESADITAESAIRFYHSADRIISVKFGSDVDNYREYADIIRSMCNPTSYFNG, from the exons ATGATATGGTCTGTTATTAACACTGAGTGCTGTGTTTATGGCAAGTGTGGAGTATTTGCAAGTTGCGACCCTAAAACTTCACCTATCTGCACTTCTTTGAGAGG ATATGCGGATTTGCGGATCGAATCTGCGGATATCACTGCTGAATCCGCAATCCGATTCTACCATAgtgcggatcggataatatccgtaaAATTCGGATCGGATGTGGATAATTACCGCGaatatgcggatattatccgatccatgtgcaACCCTACTTCTTATTTCAATGGTTAG
- the LOC112706866 gene encoding AT-hook motif nuclear-localized protein 14-like produces the protein MPSLNCFKVSGGIKAQELGKLIPYELTVSPGQDVAKAIWEAWGASNRFGCILFASGSIARAIFGRPNSNRIRIYEGSFKILSMSGHHMLRDDGSETSSLSITLAASDGTAFTGTLINTLTANDTVQLLLGYSEKKEGKSTMEGEAAPTNATASSEKNRINHSNSASANDDPCIECTMDYEFFDSDEQYES, from the exons ATGCCCTCTCTTAATTGCTTCAAAGTTTCAG GTGGCATCAAAGCACAAGAATTGGGGAAGCTTATCCCTTATGAGTTGACTGTGAGTCCTGGACAG GATGTGGCGAAGGCGATATGGGAGGCTTGGGGAGCAAGCAATCGGTTTGGTTGCATACTTTTTGCTTCTGGTAGTATAGCAAGAGCCATATTTGGTAGACCAAACTCAAATAGAATTCGTATATATGAG GGGagctttaagattctgtcaatgtCTGGACATCATATGCTGCGAGACGATGGTTCTGAAACTTCGAGTTTGAGCATCACACTGGCTGCTTCTGATGGAACTGCTTTTACTGGTACCCTCATCAACACCTTGACAGCCAATGACACTGTTCAA CTTCTTCTGGGGTACTCTGAGAAAAAAGAGGGAAAGAGCACCATGGAAGGTGAAGCTGCTCCAACAAATGCCACAGCATCATCAGAGAAGAATAGAATTAACCACTCTAACTCTGCAAGTGCAAATGATGATCCTTGCATAGAGTGTACTATGGATTATGAATTCTTTGATTCTGATGAACAATATGAGTCATAA